The Candidatus Nitrosocosmicus franklandus genome contains a region encoding:
- a CDS encoding acyl-CoA thioesterase → MSKEEVEESVQNIVKKTVRDSEAETTIVMLPSDANPLGNVFGGMILKYVDLLAGLVAKRHAGHANIVTASIDSMTFLKPVYIGNALILKARINYVRRTSMEVEVNIEAEDLNKSQKTHTGTAYVTLVALDEKGKPTEVPKLILRNEEEKKRFQEGEERMAARLKNRKK, encoded by the coding sequence TTGTCTAAAGAAGAAGTAGAAGAAAGTGTACAAAATATTGTCAAAAAGACAGTTCGAGACTCCGAGGCAGAAACTACAATTGTAATGCTACCTTCTGATGCCAATCCCCTTGGAAACGTATTTGGAGGAATGATCTTAAAGTACGTAGACCTTTTAGCAGGATTGGTTGCAAAGAGACACGCAGGACATGCCAATATTGTGACAGCTAGTATAGATAGTATGACATTTCTAAAGCCAGTGTACATAGGAAATGCTTTGATCTTAAAGGCCAGGATAAACTATGTAAGAAGAACTTCTATGGAAGTGGAGGTGAATATCGAAGCAGAAGACTTGAACAAGTCTCAAAAGACACACACAGGTACAGCATATGTAACTTTGGTGGCTCTTGATGAAAAGGGAAAGCCAACCGAGGTTCCCAAACTAATCCTGAGAAATGAGGAAGAGAAAAAGAGGTTTCAAGAAGGAGAGGAAAGAATGGCTGCCAGGTTGAAAAACAGGAAAAAGTAA
- a CDS encoding DEAD/DEAH box helicase translates to MVSFEELGIEKSIVKALKETGIEQPFPIQESIIPLILKGEDVIGRSNTGTGKTAAFVLPMLSKLNPNNFLQALILVPTRELATQITSTINQLVKYSNLRAVAIYGGQNYQMQKKILNKGVNIVVATPGRLLDHMNQRTINLSKINFLVLDEADRMLDMGFIDDIKEILSHIDNKKQICLFSATMPDSIVQLAKEQMNSPKQISIEKTISQANINQSYLLLNEKDKFKQLVNTLKPISKDDESHIIVFTATKQRARDLTFKLRDDDFYVESIHGDLNQRQRESTLSRFRNKRFNILVATDVASRGLDISSVSHIINYDIPDDVETYFHRIGRTARAGANGTALSFVSQNDMFTLRKIQNIAKNSLKNLNTEYGIEVDFNVNSAPRPNRFRSNYGRKYNNNNSGGYGRGYGSRGGYGRNNNSNSTRDRDGDSQRGYGRSRIPAEQRVRNNYDNSGNSKYYSRRLSGITRPLGRRNNYSNRGDLD, encoded by the coding sequence TTGGTTAGTTTTGAAGAACTTGGTATTGAAAAATCCATAGTTAAAGCATTAAAAGAAACAGGAATCGAACAACCATTTCCTATTCAAGAATCAATAATCCCACTTATCTTAAAAGGAGAAGACGTTATTGGTAGATCGAATACAGGAACTGGTAAAACAGCCGCATTCGTACTACCTATGTTGAGTAAGTTGAATCCTAATAATTTTCTACAAGCACTTATTTTAGTTCCTACAAGAGAACTGGCTACACAGATTACAAGTACAATAAACCAGCTTGTAAAGTATAGCAACTTGAGGGCCGTAGCTATTTACGGCGGACAAAATTATCAAATGCAAAAGAAGATACTCAATAAAGGTGTAAATATAGTAGTCGCCACACCCGGCAGACTCTTAGACCACATGAATCAGAGAACCATCAATTTAAGTAAAATTAATTTTCTTGTTCTTGATGAAGCAGATAGAATGTTAGATATGGGTTTCATTGATGACATCAAAGAAATCCTTTCACATATTGACAATAAAAAACAAATTTGTCTCTTTTCGGCAACAATGCCTGACTCTATAGTCCAGCTTGCCAAAGAACAAATGAACAGCCCAAAGCAAATAAGTATTGAAAAGACCATCTCACAGGCCAACATAAATCAATCTTATCTACTCCTCAATGAAAAAGACAAATTCAAACAATTGGTTAACACTCTCAAGCCCATCTCAAAAGACGACGAAAGTCATATTATTGTATTTACTGCAACAAAACAGAGAGCTAGAGATTTAACATTCAAGCTAAGAGACGACGACTTTTACGTAGAAAGTATTCATGGGGATTTGAATCAGAGACAGAGAGAAAGCACCCTTTCTAGATTTAGAAATAAAAGATTCAACATATTGGTCGCTACAGACGTGGCATCCAGAGGTTTAGACATTTCATCAGTGAGCCACATCATTAACTACGACATACCTGACGATGTGGAAACATACTTCCACAGAATAGGCAGGACTGCTCGAGCAGGAGCAAATGGCACTGCACTTTCTTTTGTATCACAGAACGACATGTTTACCCTCAGGAAGATCCAAAATATTGCAAAGAATTCTCTAAAGAATTTAAATACAGAGTATGGGATAGAAGTGGACTTTAACGTCAACAGCGCTCCTCGACCCAATCGCTTTAGATCTAATTATGGTCGTAAATATAACAACAACAATAGTGGTGGTTACGGCAGAGGCTATGGCAGTCGAGGTGGTTATGGTCGCAATAACAACAGCAATAGCACAAGAGATAGGGATGGAGACAGTCAACGAGGGTATGGACGTAGTAGAATCCCAGCAGAACAGAGGGTCAGAAACAACTATGATAATAGCGGCAACAGTAAATATTATTCTAGAAGATTAAGCGGAATTACTAGACCGCTTGGAAGAAGAAATAATTATAGCAACAGAGGAGACTTGGACTAA
- a CDS encoding cupin domain-containing protein, producing MLIPPNGGPPPHSHPKFQEAFYVIDGEIEVITKDGTYTASKGSHVNIPFNGPVHKFINKTKKVTHMLCLITPAGMEKMFREIGKPVPANTFLPPIQMTFEEQKRVQSIAERYGQKLYPPNYLD from the coding sequence ATGTTGATTCCGCCAAATGGTGGTCCACCACCTCATTCTCATCCCAAATTCCAAGAGGCATTTTATGTAATAGATGGAGAGATTGAAGTGATTACGAAGGATGGAACGTATACTGCTTCAAAGGGTTCACATGTAAATATTCCTTTTAATGGACCAGTGCATAAATTTATTAACAAAACAAAAAAGGTAACCCACATGTTATGCCTTATTACACCAGCTGGTATGGAAAAAATGTTTAGAGAAATAGGAAAACCAGTTCCAGCAAACACATTCTTACCCCCTATACAAATGACTTTCGAAGAACAAAAACGGGTTCAGAGTATTGCAGAAAGGTATGGTCAGAAATTATATCCTCCAAATTATTTGGATTAA
- a CDS encoding DNA adenine methylase: MQKTITGSFLKWAGGKKRLVVLLDKLTPSNIERYYEPFLGGGAFFFYLIQTRKPFKAFLSDSNPQLINTYRVVKNNVKELIEILQDHQEKYYQGGEKYYYMVRDNNNGSKANPTELAGRFIFLNKTCYNGLYRVNKIGNFNVPHGRYFNPKICNKEKLIECSLLLNRSDVDIQCDIYKNTTSMCKEDDFVYLDPPYFPLSRTSNFTDYTKESFGVKQHMELAIEFDRLNNIGAKVLLSNSNSEYVKSLYEKYTILKVKTQRNINCDAKRRRDHYDLIITNFAKNTNTKQTENTSVRKVTNKKKIIASNI, from the coding sequence TTGCAAAAAACTATTACAGGTTCTTTTTTAAAATGGGCAGGTGGAAAGAAAAGATTAGTAGTATTATTAGACAAGCTTACACCAAGTAATATCGAAAGATATTATGAACCGTTTTTAGGCGGCGGAGCTTTTTTCTTTTATCTAATTCAAACACGAAAGCCGTTTAAGGCATTTTTGTCAGATTCCAATCCTCAATTGATAAACACCTATAGAGTAGTCAAAAACAATGTAAAAGAATTAATAGAAATCCTGCAAGATCATCAAGAAAAATACTACCAAGGTGGTGAAAAATACTACTATATGGTCAGAGATAACAATAACGGCTCTAAAGCCAACCCAACGGAATTAGCAGGCAGATTCATCTTCTTAAATAAAACCTGTTACAATGGATTGTATAGAGTAAATAAAATAGGAAATTTTAATGTTCCACATGGGAGATATTTTAATCCAAAAATTTGCAATAAAGAAAAGCTGATTGAATGTTCTCTTCTATTAAATCGTTCTGATGTAGATATCCAATGTGATATTTATAAGAATACTACTTCAATGTGTAAGGAAGACGACTTTGTATATCTTGATCCCCCGTATTTTCCATTATCAAGAACATCAAACTTTACTGATTATACAAAAGAAAGTTTTGGAGTCAAACAACATATGGAACTTGCTATTGAGTTTGACCGTCTGAACAATATTGGCGCTAAAGTATTGCTTTCAAATTCAAACTCAGAGTATGTGAAATCATTGTATGAAAAATATACCATTCTAAAAGTAAAAACACAAAGAAATATCAATTGTGATGCAAAAAGACGAAGAGATCATTATGATCTGATAATCACCAATTTTGCCAAAAATACAAATACAAAGCAAACAGAAAATACCAGCGTAAGAAAAGTAACAAATAAGAAAAAAATTATTGCATCAAACATTTAG
- a CDS encoding cytochrome P450 — MIPDSKSNGNRENYKYPPGPLEIFPYSLALNFISNPLPILKKITVKYGDISHFKFGPRLHVYLINNPYLIENILVGHNQYFIKSPGLQLARRVIGNGLITNEGESHLKQRRLVQQAFTKDKIEVYGNILAEHCIEYTNANWKDGITVNIHREMTKLTLSIISKLLFGNNALTLNEVDQISNNITLTIEFINKLRLPFLRFIEKLPIPSTLEYKRALKQLDEIIYARIDAERQNMSHNDNKKFDKYDLNGTALREHNNLKKHKSKSNILSILIDSTDIETTVEDEKLLLDRGKKKKETSKMTDNQLRDEVMTIFLAGHETTANALTWTFYLLSRHPDVEFKILEEIALIIDDKESDNNRHKEIISIEDLPRLKYTEKVLMESMRLYPPSWAIGRQAIEDYALNDKYTIPSGAVIIMSQYLVHRDSRYFTDPEKFVPERWSSKFKTSIPRFSYFPFGGGPRSCIGEPLAWSEGIIVLANIIKRWKITLDEKNITDVKLQPLVTLRPKNGIRTIMSKR, encoded by the coding sequence ATGATACCTGACTCCAAATCTAACGGTAATCGGGAGAATTACAAATATCCCCCAGGACCATTGGAAATATTTCCATATAGTCTTGCTTTAAATTTTATATCAAATCCTTTACCCATATTAAAAAAGATTACCGTCAAATATGGAGATATTTCTCATTTTAAATTTGGACCAAGGTTACATGTATATCTTATAAATAACCCATATCTAATTGAAAATATTTTAGTAGGACATAACCAGTATTTTATCAAAAGCCCAGGATTGCAGTTAGCAAGACGAGTAATTGGTAATGGACTAATAACAAATGAGGGGGAAAGTCATTTAAAACAAAGAAGACTAGTCCAGCAAGCATTTACCAAAGACAAAATAGAAGTGTATGGAAACATTCTAGCAGAACACTGTATAGAATATACAAATGCAAACTGGAAAGACGGAATAACGGTGAATATTCACAGAGAGATGACCAAGTTGACACTCTCTATAATCAGTAAATTGTTATTTGGAAACAACGCCTTAACATTGAACGAAGTAGACCAAATCAGCAACAATATTACCCTAACTATTGAATTTATCAATAAACTTAGACTTCCATTTTTAAGATTTATTGAAAAACTTCCAATACCATCAACCTTAGAATATAAGCGAGCATTAAAACAATTAGACGAGATCATTTATGCCAGAATAGATGCAGAACGTCAAAATATGTCGCACAACGACAATAAAAAATTTGATAAATATGACTTGAATGGTACTGCATTAAGAGAACATAATAATCTTAAAAAACATAAAAGTAAATCAAACATTCTTTCTATTCTTATTGATTCAACCGATATAGAAACAACGGTTGAAGATGAAAAGTTATTACTAGATCGTGGAAAAAAGAAAAAAGAAACATCAAAAATGACTGATAACCAACTTCGAGACGAAGTAATGACTATATTTTTAGCAGGTCACGAGACTACAGCCAATGCGTTGACATGGACATTTTATTTATTATCTCGTCATCCCGATGTCGAATTCAAAATTCTCGAAGAAATCGCGCTAATAATTGATGACAAGGAAAGTGACAACAACAGACACAAAGAAATTATCTCGATTGAAGATTTGCCGAGATTAAAGTACACAGAAAAAGTCTTAATGGAATCGATGAGACTTTATCCTCCTTCCTGGGCCATAGGCCGTCAAGCAATAGAAGACTACGCCCTAAATGATAAGTATACAATACCTTCTGGCGCAGTCATAATAATGAGTCAATATCTAGTACATCGTGATAGCAGATATTTTACAGACCCTGAAAAATTTGTTCCTGAAAGATGGTCATCAAAATTCAAAACATCAATACCTCGATTCAGCTACTTCCCATTCGGAGGCGGACCGAGATCGTGTATAGGAGAACCATTAGCTTGGAGTGAAGGTATCATTGTATTAGCAAATATTATCAAGAGATGGAAGATTACACTTGACGAGAAAAACATAACAGACGTAAAATTACAACCACTAGTAACACTAAGACCAAAAAATGGAATCAGAACGATAATGTCAAAAAGGTAG
- a CDS encoding DNA topoisomerase IV subunit A, translated as MSSVKKQEFITIIKRIMKKISDDVIKHNQMPILDLPKIGYDNTVWSDEKRMLTIGDKKIEVSPDSVKRIPTFAQYLVMANAVKKLLDEDMESTIRGMYYATLSSVGDDKNKQKFWSGQDDSDSAIKALELLTGIPREEFSVTSKPKGMISGPIKLRVGGDIIDCNLGSRATSQLIPTNIGDVQIEDVKADFVMVVEKDTVLNNIRKSGFIQKYNAILMTGSGEPDRATRMMVKILNEKWKKPVVVFADADPWGLGIALRYKIGSESLSYDSERLVTPNAQVLGMMFSDIYEFNIPEVARLTASDEDINRANDMKKKPWMQDKQWQKELNLFLNKKEKCELDAFFKHGFKYLSETYLPQKLRMAGVI; from the coding sequence TTGTCCAGTGTAAAAAAGCAGGAGTTTATAACCATCATAAAGCGTATCATGAAGAAAATATCAGATGATGTAATCAAACATAATCAGATGCCCATCTTGGATTTACCAAAGATAGGCTATGATAATACCGTTTGGTCGGATGAAAAAAGAATGCTTACTATAGGTGATAAAAAAATAGAGGTTAGCCCTGATAGTGTAAAGCGGATACCTACGTTTGCTCAGTATTTGGTAATGGCCAATGCGGTAAAAAAGTTACTCGATGAGGATATGGAAAGCACCATACGAGGGATGTACTATGCCACTCTCAGTAGTGTTGGCGATGACAAAAATAAACAAAAATTTTGGTCAGGTCAAGATGACTCTGATAGTGCCATAAAGGCACTGGAACTTTTGACCGGTATCCCAAGAGAGGAATTTTCTGTTACTTCTAAACCAAAGGGTATGATATCTGGTCCTATAAAATTACGTGTGGGTGGGGATATTATTGATTGCAACCTTGGGAGCCGAGCAACTTCTCAGTTAATACCTACTAATATAGGCGATGTACAAATCGAGGATGTAAAGGCCGACTTTGTTATGGTGGTGGAAAAGGATACCGTTTTAAATAACATTAGAAAATCAGGTTTTATTCAGAAATATAATGCCATTTTGATGACTGGCTCAGGGGAACCAGACCGAGCTACGAGAATGATGGTAAAGATTCTAAACGAAAAATGGAAAAAACCTGTAGTTGTTTTTGCCGATGCAGATCCTTGGGGACTAGGCATCGCCCTTAGGTACAAAATAGGTAGTGAATCATTAAGTTATGATAGTGAGAGACTAGTTACTCCAAACGCTCAGGTCCTCGGAATGATGTTTTCTGATATTTATGAGTTTAACATTCCTGAAGTTGCACGACTGACAGCCAGTGACGAAGACATCAACAGAGCAAACGATATGAAGAAAAAACCTTGGATGCAAGACAAGCAATGGCAAAAAGAGCTAAATCTATTTTTAAATAAAAAAGAAAAATGCGAATTGGATGCTTTCTTTAAACATGGGTTCAAGTATTTGTCTGAAACTTATTTGCCTCAAAAACTTCGAATGGCAGGTGTTATCTAA
- a CDS encoding NADPH-dependent FMN reductase translates to MTINLLGIAGSMRNNSYSFKALDLALKIAKERYNAEINLFDLRKNRLPIYEPNLQLDKIQQSEKESLQMANTMVKWTDAIILASPDYHGSMSGVLKNFLDFFWKEFSGKTFGYICASHEKGLTVMEQMRTAVRQCYGWSMPYGISTSSNDFDIDGNITNQKTVMRIEMLSRDIVFYGKAIRNQFLADTSNKVKESYSFLTLEK, encoded by the coding sequence ATGACAATAAACTTATTGGGAATTGCAGGGAGCATGAGAAACAATTCCTATAGTTTTAAGGCTTTAGATCTCGCATTAAAAATAGCTAAAGAAAGGTATAATGCAGAAATAAATTTATTTGATCTCAGGAAAAACAGACTGCCAATTTATGAACCCAATTTACAGTTAGACAAGATTCAACAATCTGAAAAGGAAAGCTTGCAAATGGCCAACACCATGGTCAAATGGACAGATGCAATAATCCTTGCCTCCCCAGATTACCATGGATCCATGTCAGGTGTGTTAAAAAATTTTTTAGATTTCTTTTGGAAAGAGTTTTCAGGAAAAACATTCGGATATATCTGTGCCTCTCATGAAAAGGGCCTCACAGTGATGGAACAAATGAGAACAGCAGTAAGACAATGCTATGGATGGAGTATGCCCTATGGTATTTCGACTAGTTCCAATGATTTTGATATAGATGGCAATATAACGAATCAAAAAACTGTTATGCGTATAGAGATGTTGTCCAGAGACATCGTATTTTATGGAAAAGCCATAAGAAATCAATTTCTTGCTGACACATCAAACAAAGTTAAAGAGTCATATTCATTTCTCACGCTGGAAAAATAA
- a CDS encoding helicase C-terminal domain-containing protein codes for MSIQSFFPFESIRPKQAKVLEEIDQALKSRYKFIFLEAPTGFGKSAVAVTLARFLGSSHICTSTKDLQTQYNRDFPYLSEVKGRNNFPCIIKEDMGISENCEYGPCLKDDNFDCIYKTRMSDYDVKAEGTIYENIEINKYALKKYHDKAKEHSQLIRIEWKPCLYYHQKWVSIKSSHTIYNYKYFLSDLFYSSGVNKRKLLILDEAHTLESELSSFKNIIFSKESLARFFPRIKFPDNKQTDIETWIAFCTTLRDQFSRYIERAANILGDGGSSGSRLVSSNSGGSNSYGGKSINNNSKSSRYGSNNLKEQEEEEGDIYVSEKNLIDALNYEKTLTSFLEDLKLHKDNWLVTNITRNEIDNTISRIKLEPLVVSNYFEDIFDKGETSLLMSATILSKENLCKAVGLKDDDVKFIRVESSDFPIRNRPIYLMNVAWLNAKTMNEALPNIVKVLDNLLTVHKNDKGIIHTTSYSQVQFIKNNLSKGNLSRLIETNPKFDRSEMILKHTQSPKPTVLISPSMFLGVDLKDDLSRFQIIVKVPYPDLTDKKISVLKQRNPKWYEWNTILRLIQAYGRSVRNSEDYANTYILDSSVSYLLKNGRDMVPKWFSEAIITR; via the coding sequence ATGTCTATACAAAGTTTTTTTCCTTTTGAGAGCATCCGTCCGAAGCAGGCAAAGGTTCTCGAGGAGATTGATCAGGCTTTAAAGTCAAGATATAAATTTATATTTTTAGAAGCACCCACTGGGTTTGGAAAAAGTGCAGTTGCAGTAACACTTGCAAGATTTTTGGGAAGCTCACATATATGTACATCTACCAAGGACCTTCAAACTCAGTATAACAGAGATTTTCCTTATCTTTCTGAAGTAAAGGGACGTAATAATTTTCCGTGCATAATCAAGGAAGATATGGGAATAAGTGAAAACTGTGAATACGGACCATGCCTAAAGGATGATAATTTTGACTGTATCTACAAGACAAGGATGAGTGACTATGATGTAAAGGCTGAAGGGACCATTTATGAAAATATCGAGATAAACAAATACGCATTAAAAAAATATCATGATAAAGCAAAAGAACATTCTCAGCTGATTAGAATAGAGTGGAAACCGTGCCTTTATTATCATCAAAAATGGGTATCTATAAAATCAAGCCATACTATATACAATTACAAGTACTTTTTGTCTGATTTATTTTATTCTTCGGGGGTAAACAAGAGAAAGCTTTTGATACTAGATGAAGCACATACGCTGGAATCTGAACTTTCTTCATTTAAGAATATCATATTTAGCAAAGAGTCTCTGGCCAGGTTCTTTCCTAGGATCAAATTCCCAGACAACAAACAAACTGATATTGAGACCTGGATAGCCTTCTGTACTACATTGAGGGATCAATTTTCACGTTATATCGAAAGAGCCGCTAACATTTTGGGAGATGGTGGCAGTAGCGGTAGTAGGCTTGTTAGTAGTAATAGTGGTGGTAGTAACAGTTATGGAGGCAAAAGTATTAACAACAATAGCAAAAGTTCCAGATATGGCTCAAATAATTTGAAGGAGCAGGAGGAGGAGGAAGGAGACATTTATGTGAGCGAAAAAAATCTTATAGATGCACTAAATTATGAAAAAACCTTGACTTCCTTTCTTGAAGATTTAAAGCTTCATAAGGATAACTGGCTTGTTACAAACATTACTAGAAATGAAATTGACAATACAATTTCTAGAATTAAATTAGAACCCTTGGTAGTATCAAATTACTTTGAAGACATATTTGACAAGGGTGAAACTTCTCTTCTGATGAGCGCTACCATATTGAGTAAGGAAAACTTGTGCAAGGCTGTGGGGCTGAAAGACGATGATGTCAAGTTTATAAGAGTAGAAAGCTCAGATTTTCCAATTAGAAATAGGCCTATTTATTTGATGAATGTGGCTTGGTTAAACGCAAAAACAATGAACGAGGCTTTACCAAATATTGTCAAAGTACTCGATAACCTGTTAACTGTACATAAAAATGACAAAGGTATTATACACACAACATCGTACTCTCAAGTTCAGTTTATCAAAAATAATCTTTCAAAAGGCAATTTGTCAAGACTTATTGAAACCAATCCCAAGTTTGACCGAAGCGAAATGATCTTAAAGCATACTCAAAGCCCAAAGCCAACAGTCCTGATATCACCATCCATGTTTTTGGGAGTGGATCTTAAAGATGATCTCTCTAGATTTCAGATTATAGTAAAGGTGCCTTATCCAGATTTAACCGACAAAAAGATCTCTGTATTAAAGCAACGCAATCCAAAATGGTATGAATGGAATACCATTCTCAGGCTTATTCAGGCATATGGAAGAAGCGTAAGAAATTCTGAGGATTATGCAAATACCTACATTTTAGATAGTAGTGTTTCATACCTTTTAAAAAATGGTCGAGATATGGTTCCAAAGTGGTTTTCAGAAGCCATTATCACTAGGTAG
- a CDS encoding EF-Tu/IF-2/RF-3 family GTPase, giving the protein MDSFNFVLLGDTSIAGELGKKGTSSDITIYDRKTNDKIISYCFPNTYPEKLQPLLQSIAMSDYAIINISKLDTFLGEQLVAVDIFGIKNGFILHSYEIDAQRVKNIIKNTRLSSFSILDSLDQLKSRIAEMTSSSTSTSAVVNKGTKTNNIDDDDAAQASYAGVGNDRLLKNDPGEEVREEEVEKKGVCVSIDHAFDVKGVGTVVLGSVKQGEIKTYDELVLSPVNKTVLIKSIQMHDDPVNISKKPSRVGLAIKGISAKEISRGDMITSPGLAKIANNEFQIKFIKNQFFKEEISETQNYMTCVGLQIRTVKLKHTNGSDGGDHHHHHHQSNLIVQFEKPIAYVKGDKCVLFRPDSKGMRIMGHGIMG; this is encoded by the coding sequence TTGGATAGCTTTAATTTTGTTCTGTTGGGCGATACTTCTATTGCAGGCGAGTTGGGAAAAAAGGGGACTTCGAGCGATATTACAATATACGATCGAAAAACGAATGATAAAATTATTTCTTATTGTTTCCCCAATACGTACCCTGAAAAACTTCAACCACTATTGCAATCAATTGCAATGTCTGATTATGCTATAATCAATATATCGAAACTTGATACCTTTTTGGGTGAACAACTTGTTGCTGTTGATATTTTTGGGATAAAGAATGGTTTTATATTACATAGCTATGAAATCGATGCCCAAAGGGTAAAAAATATTATAAAAAATACCCGACTGTCATCTTTTTCCATTTTAGATAGCTTAGATCAGCTAAAAAGTAGGATTGCTGAAATGACGTCATCTTCTACCTCTACCTCTGCTGTTGTCAATAAGGGGACGAAAACCAATAATATTGATGATGATGATGCTGCTCAAGCTTCTTATGCCGGTGTTGGTAATGACCGTCTCTTAAAAAATGACCCTGGTGAAGAGGTGCGAGAAGAAGAAGTGGAGAAAAAGGGCGTTTGTGTTTCCATAGACCATGCATTTGATGTCAAGGGTGTCGGAACCGTGGTTCTGGGCTCAGTGAAACAAGGAGAAATCAAAACATATGATGAGCTTGTACTGAGTCCAGTCAATAAAACCGTACTTATAAAGTCAATTCAGATGCATGATGATCCTGTTAATATTTCAAAGAAACCTTCACGTGTGGGTCTGGCCATCAAAGGTATATCTGCAAAGGAAATTTCACGAGGTGATATGATTACATCTCCTGGTTTGGCCAAAATTGCAAACAATGAATTTCAAATCAAATTCATAAAGAATCAGTTCTTTAAAGAAGAAATTTCTGAAACTCAGAACTATATGACATGTGTAGGCCTTCAGATTCGTACGGTAAAGCTAAAACACACTAACGGCAGCGACGGTGGCGACCATCATCATCACCACCACCAATCAAACTTGATAGTCCAATTTGAAAAACCCATAGCATACGTCAAAGGTGACAAGTGTGTATTATTCAGACCTGATTCAAAGGGGATGAGGATAATGGGTCATGGAATTATGGGATAG